The genomic stretch TTATGCGCTCCTTTAACACCGTCGAGTTCCTCAATCATTTGGGTACATAAATCAAAGCAGATTGGATCTCCTCCATCTTTCTTTGCAAAGAATAAATCACCATTCTTTCCCGCTCCAATAGGATACTTAATATCGTCGGACAAGGGTCCAACAACAAAGATTTTAGTCCAAGATTCCTTCACACCTAATTTTCCTAAAATTGATATGTGAAAAGTAGTTGTATACCATAAAATTGAAGCAATGGATCCATTTAACAACACCAACGCATGGTGCACCCAATTATTGGGATCTATGTCTAAGGGCATGAGTGTGGGTACGATTGTGGTAAAACAAACCTCATTGGTCAAGTCAAATGACACCACATACTCTTCATTGTCATCTCCACAAGAGTTAGAGCGCCAATGACACATTCCATCCAAGTACAGTAGATTATTATTACAGTTGCCACCTTCCCAACAACAAGCAGGAAGGACGAGATCAACTTTCCTCCAAGAATTACATACTAGGCTATATACCTCCCAAAAGGGAACATAGTCCCCACAGACATCTTCCCATTGCACATCAGGCGGAAGTGGAAGAGCATCGTCATCGTCATCATCATCCGTTATTGGAACAAAATCTACCTTCCTAATAATCTTATAGTCGTCACTAAAAGGGTCATAACCAAATCCATGAATAAACTTAATAATAGCCTGATAAGGTGGTAGAGACTCGACAGGGCTGGGAGGAATGACTTTGAATTCTTCCGTAGCTGGATTCCACAATACAATGGCGTCATCACTATCGTAAAGACATAGAATTCCATTTATACTACCAGAAACCAATACACAAAATCCAGGGTCCTCTTGTTGAAATGGATTTGGAAAGTCCAATTTAACTTTATTCTCAAACCTCTCGCCAGAAAGTGAATCCAGAGTGAAACTAACGTAAGTACGATCGTGATTGCAAACAACTTGATGAAGGATGATTGATGTATCATTGTAGTAAGAGTGAGGAATGGATGTGAAATTATTGCGAAACATGAtcataaaattagggttttcaaacaaaacaGACCATGTTTTGTTTACACATCCAAAACGCTTCAAAGATTTTAAAGGAAGTTTTGATAGAATGGAGAAAGCAAGATCATCAGGTATGTAATTTCTTACCTTCTCACTTACAGATTTCGCCATCTTCGATCACAGAGCAAAAGAAACGATGAAATAAAACGTCCTCGTTGCAACCGCCAAAACCTCTTTCGATCGTCACCCAAGGTCAATTTTGACAAGTAATTTTTTTCAAAGACAAGTAATTGCAAATTTTTTGTTTTGGTATAATTGCAAAAAAAAATTTTTGGTATAATTGcaaattttctttttttttctattACTTTTTGGTATAATTGCAaaatttctttttttctttcttttattttttggTATAATTGcaaattttcttttttctcttttatttttttggaataattgaaaatatttttaCTCACTTAAATAATTTGATTTCTCCATTTTCTCATTTATGTCATAATTTTATTAATTTAGTTATTCATTTGCAACAATATACTTTATTTTATAGAGTTTGTTTGTTTTAAGGTTTGAAAAAATATTTTCAGAATTATAATTATGGAAATGCAATATTCTcataattaatttaaattttacaaaattattttaaggaattttttatttttaggaaTCTTATTTATGCATAAATTTTCCCtcacatttatttttaattttaatttttttataattttaaatcaaataaaatttataattattcTTAAGAAAGTTAAATATCTACCAAACACATATAGAATAATATTTTTGGTAATAATGGAATATCATTTTAAGGAATATAATTGTAAATTTTGAAATAAACACATCAATAATCTATCAGGAAAGAAACTCTGCAATCGCATAAGATTTGTTATAAATTATTATActattaaatattaataaatattaaataaataatataattaattaattaaaaattttaatataagatttaatttataaaattaaataactaaaataataaaataattgttTTTTATGGAATACAACTATAGTACTCATTTAACCTAAATGACTACATACATTaaatgtgaaaaatattttttacaaATTTAAAATAGATTTAATCTTTTGAATAAAATATATGTTTAAGTATTTATTACAATATgtgttttatttttcatatttatcCCATTCTTACTTAATATTGACTATATATGTGTTTTGTATTTTGTTATTATATTTAAAGATTAAAGGTAATGTATTATCGGTCTAAATTAGTTTTATACCATTATTTAATAGAAttagagattaattactatacactgtcagtgtaaaaaattttacacaatcgattcatcaccatcacccgattgcattattttatagatttttaaaataaaagtcaaacttgtttcaacatCCAACGGCTATaattaactgacggtgtaaaatccttttacact from Lathyrus oleraceus cultivar Zhongwan6 chromosome 7, CAAS_Psat_ZW6_1.0, whole genome shotgun sequence encodes the following:
- the LOC127105908 gene encoding F-box/kelch-repeat protein At3g06240 encodes the protein MAKSVSEKVRNYIPDDLAFSILSKLPLKSLKRFGCVNKTWSVLFENPNFMIMFRNNFTSIPHSYYNDTSIILHQVVCNHDRTYVSFTLDSLSGERFENKVKLDFPNPFQQEDPGFCVLVSGSINGILCLYDSDDAIVLWNPATEEFKVIPPSPVESLPPYQAIIKFIHGFGYDPFSDDYKIIRKVDFVPITDDDDDDDALPLPPDVQWEDVCGDYVPFWEVYSLVCNSWRKVDLVLPACCWEGGNCNNNLLYLDGMCHWRSNSCGDDNEEYVVSFDLTNEVCFTTIVPTLMPLDIDPNNWVHHALVLLNGSIASILWYTTTFHISILGKLGVKESWTKIFVVGPLSDDIKYPIGAGKNGDLFFAKKDGGDPICFDLCTQMIEELDGVKGAHNSKIIIYKESLVSIGARNH